The genomic segment GGGACACTAGACAACCAAAATGagaaattttaaaattcaaaaaacaaCTTCCAAATTTCCTTGATGTTCGTGCATGTAAATCAAGGTAAAGACGGTGTCCtggcagaaatcaaatttcagatTGCATGATTCTAAAATGCACAAATGCATTTTTGGAGCGACAACCATGAGAATTAAAAGCATCACATGTTACTGCTCTTGGTCAAGATGAATATAATGTATACAGCATACTGGCGCAAAGCTTCTAGCGAACCAAGAACATTGCTCAGGAAGTGGAAGCGGATTACGACAATACCTTCACATGAGATGATACATCATTGTAGTGCAATGGACATGATTATGAACCCTTTGTTCAATTAAATCTATGCAGAGAAAGAATAATGACTGAAACTTCTGAGAAGAATATACAAAGGAATCATTTGGTTGGCGAAAAGATTTTTTCTCATTAAAATTGTTGAAAtatttggagaagaagaggaaaacaaaacgagacagagagagaaaagtgattttatttctttgtagcttatgtGTTGCTTCATATTCAGTACATCTCAGAGGTTATATATACTCGTGTATAGACTTCATacatgaaaaataatataggctgatatagGATCTCactaataatagaaaatattaaagGTGATATAGGTTGTCatgtgatccctaaaattattctaacaagATTATGTTAACAAAGAAAACTAATATAAGTTGACCTAGAATCACgttgataaagaaaaatattatgagcGATGCAGGTTGTTACGTGtttcttaaaattattttaacatcccccctcaaactcaagatggtacTATATGCGCCAACTTGAGTTTGAAAACTGGATCACGAATTTACCAAAAAACTAACTTACTAGATGAAGAGCTGGAGTAGTAGCTCAAAAGCTGATGTAGCAGATTAGGAGTTGACATAACAACTCAAAAATTGATAATGACAAACTGATTTGTTTGGCTGACATGACAGACGGACATGTTTGCAGATGTGGCTAATTGGCTTACCTAATGATGTGGCAGTGAGAGAACACAAAAAAGATGACAGTAGCAGCGAGGACAGATCTCAGAGAGAAGGCAACTGAAGCTCGACGATGCTcgttgacaaaattaccatgaaAGAAGAGCAAGAGACCTCGAACTAGATGAAGAAGGAGCCAGGGGCAGCTCTAGTCCCGTCCCGGAGTTGAGGATACCACGGTTACCTTGCCGACCAGATCCAGTTGATGTGTCAGAGTTTGAGCACTGTCGTGCCCTAAATGAACCTATGGACCGACGACAATGCCTCTATGATGGAGTTCTTCATGGCCGCCACCACCGACCTCCAGGGCTTTTCCTAGGCGGCGGCGCCCGCCACCTTGACGGAGGAACAGGAGCACCGGAAGCGGGTGCTCAAGGAGCTTAACTCCCTCATCTTCAATGGCCCCAGCATGTCCTTAACCAACACAGAGGAATAGAAGCACCGTAAGCGAATGCTCAGGGAGCTTAACTCCCTCATCTCCAATGGCGTCGACATGTCCTTGCTCGACACCGTTGTGGAGGAGGAGGTCACCGATATGGAGAAATAAGAGCACTGAAAGCGAGTGCTCAGGGAGCTTAACTCTCTCATCTCTGGTGGCACCGGTGTATCCTCGCCTGACGAGGCTATGAACGAGGAGATCACCGACGTGGAGGAACATGAGCACCGGAAGCAGGTGCTCAGAGAGCTTAACTCTCTCATCTCCGGTGGCGCCGGCGTGTCCTCTTCCGATGAGGCTGTGGAGGATTGGATCTCACGCTCACCATACCGCTAGAGGCTTCTACGATAAGAAAAAAAACCCTATCGATCAAACGGATACAGCCGGAGGAGGAGAGATTGGATCCCGTGCTCGCTAGATCGCCATCGCCCGTAGTCCCAGTGCGTTCGAAGATCCGCCGAACTAacacctttcttctcctcccgtgaGCCGGTGACGCCAgaagggggccgggccgtggtGGCTACAGGAGGGGGCCGGGccaccggcggcggcggccgcggtGCCTGTGGAGAACTcctctcctcccgcgaggccggcggcgccggaaagGGGCCGGGCCGCGGCGGACGCTGGAGGAGGGCGGGTCGTGGCTGGTGACAGCCGCAGGACGTGGGAGGGCGCCctagcttcttcctcttcttcggcacctttTCGCCGTGGGGGCGGGGGCGGAGGCATTCCTGGCGGTGCGGCTGCGAGAAGGGGCAGGCCGAGGCCGGTGGCGACCGCCGAAGGGGGCTCGAGAGAGGGCGGGCCGCGGTTGGCGGCGGCCGCGGTACgccgttttcttcttcttcttcttcttcggggGGATGGGGGATCAGGAGAGGCGGGGCATTTTtggtattttattttaaaataaaaggggCTCGGGAATTATAGTTTAGAAAGTTTCTGAACCGAATGTTTTTAGATTTAAACAACAAAGACTTTTTGTTACAGAGGAGCCTTCGAAAGGTTGGGAAagtaattttcctttttttttttgacaaaaatctTTCATGAATTAAGGCTGTGTTTTTCTACGTTTTTGTCTTCTGGCTTGGAAAACAGCGCTAGCTTTCAACTTGTTTGCACCGTTTTGCTTGTTGAGGTGCATAACTGTTTTGCTAAATCATTTTGAATTGacctatatacatatacatatatatatatatatatatatatatatatatatatatatatatatatatatatatatatatatatatatatatatatacacacacatatacatatatatatgtacatatatatatatacatacatacatatacgtatatgtatatgtatgcatacatatatgtatatgtatgcatacatatatgtataagtatgcatacatatatgtataagtatatagatatatatatatacatatacatatatatgtacatatatatatacatacatacatatatgtatatgtatatgtatgcatacatatatgtatatgtatgcatacatatatgtatatgtatgcatacatatatatatatatatatatagatatctatatatatatatatgtatgcatatatatatatatatatatatatatatatatatatatatatatatatatatatatatatatatatatatatatatatatatatatatatgtctttTTCGGACAAGAATTGCAGTGCTGGTAGAATAAGTATACGACGCAAAGAATTCGCCTAATGGAGGAATTTTCAACTTGACCTTTATAACCAACCCCTCCCTTCAAGCCAAGCTGTCTCAGTCGAAACCAGAATATAGAGATGACGAAGAATGGTAACAAAGATTATATACAGGATCTtaccaaaaatgaaaaaaatctatatatagGGTGGCTTGTGCAGTGGAATGGCAGCAAGAAGAGCCCTGGGTTGCGCATTCCCCCCAAAATCCAAGGATGCCTCTCTCGTATGCTCCGAGTTCGAATTCATTTTGGCCATTTGTTCTCGTCTTTCTTACTTTCTCTTCCATCTCGTTTTCCCTTCACCCTGCATCCGCTGCTACTACCACCTCACAGAACCTCACTGACTGGCAGGACCTTCTATCCTTCAAGTCTCTGCTGTCCGATCCCCTGGGATCCTTGGCCTCGTGGAACAACGAATCCCTCCATTTCTGTAACTGGTGGGGCATCACTTGCGGCAGCCGGCGGCACCCGCTACGGGTCACCGCCTTAGATCTCGACTCACAGGACCTCGCTGGTCCTATATCACCCTCCATAGCCAACCTCACCTTCCTTAGACGAATCAACCTCCCAAACAACCAACTCCATGGACGAGTCCCGCAAGAGCTCAGCCTTCTTCCTCGGCTTGAATACCTCAACCTTAGCACAAATTCACTTGAAGGAGAGATTCCATCCAATCTCAGTCACTGCCCCAACCTCAAGAGCCTGAGCATAACGAACAACATGGTTGAAGGAGAGATACCCAGGGAGTTCAGCTCCCATCGCAAGATCCAAATACTGAGTGCCAGCAACAACAATCTTACAGGTAGCATCCCAACTCTGCTGGGGAGTAGCCCCTCCCTCACTGTCGTTCGTCTACGAAATAATGGTCTTACAGGAGGCATCCCACCTTTTCTTGCAAATAGCTCATCCCTTATTGTTGTTGACCTTTCAAGCAACAGTCTCACGGGAGAAATCCCGCATTCACTTTTTAACAGTTCCTCCCTCCAAACCATCGATCtttttcacaacaaactgaCAGGTGGGATACCATCCTTCCTAATGATCCGTGCTTCTCCCCGCTTCGTTCTTCGTTTGTCATCTAACTCACTCTCAGGAAGCATCCCGCCATCGTTGGGAaacctctcctccctcctctatcTTAACCTCAATGAAAACAACTTGGAGGGAAGTATTCCAGAAAGCTTAGGCAAGATTCCGGGCTTAGAACTGATCGATTTATCCACAAACTTCTTGTCCGGAAGAATGCCGCCACCTCTTTACAACCTCTCGTCACTAACTCTTTTGGGTGTGGGCACGAACCGGCTCTCCGGGACCCTGCCACCAGACATAGGCGTCACCCTTCCAAGCCTCCAATCTCTGATCACGCAATCCAACCTATTTCAAGGGCCTATCCCAGCTTCATTGTACAATGCTTCACATATTCAAATGCTTGATCTAGCCACGAACTCGTTCAACGGATTACTGTCCTCCAGTGTTGGATCCCTGAAAAATCTGGTCCACCTAAATCTTGGGGAGAATCAGCTCCAAGGCAATATTTGGAGCGTGCTCTCCTCTTTGACCAATTGTAGCCTTTTAGAAGGGTTGTATCTGGAAGACAATAAGCTTGGAGGCACTCTCCCAGCATCAGTAGGCAATCTCTCTACACGGCTAGAAAAGCTGATGGTAGGAGCAAACCAAATATCTGGGACCATACCAATTGAGATTGGAAACCTTGTCAACCTTACCGTTCTATTTCTAGATAATAATCTTTTTACAGGAAGTATCCCTCCTACCGTTGGAAGGCTTCGGAACTTAAATCTCCTAGACATGCATAGGAACAAAATTTCAGGCCCCATCCCATCTTCCATAGGAAACCTCACCCAGTTAAGCGAGCTGTACATGCAAGAGAACGAATTGAGCTGCAACATCCCTGCAAGCTTCGGATACTGTggatatttaaatatattaaacctTTCTCATAATGCACTTTCTGGATCTATACCGAAGGAACTTGTTGCTCTGTCCTCACTAACACGAGCTCTGGATTTGTCGCATAATAATCTCACTGGGTCCCTTCCCATGGAAGTGGGTGGCTTGATCAACCTCGCCTGCTTAAATGTCTCCAATAACCGGTTGTCAGGTGAAATTCCTGGCACTCTCGGTGCTTGTCAGCATTCGGAATACCTTCGCTTGGAAGGCAACTTCTTTCAAGGAAACATTCCACAATCATTCGTGAGCTTAAGAGGAGTCGAGGAGCTGGATCTTTCTCGAAACCACTTGTCCGGGCGAATTCCAGAATTCTTCGGGTCCTTTAGGTTTTTGCAGTATCTAAATTTGTCATTCAATTACTTCGAAGGCGAagtgtgtcacgccccgagcccgaggcgcggcagacgccgcacgcccgcacggcgggccgcacaggcgtgcaaggcatcggatcatatcaaagcagttacaaatattcaaaactgacataattatttaaattgttcaaaagcggtTTTACAAAATTTCTAATAACAAATGCTTACGTAAGTCAAATACTttaatcaatctaactaaaggactaataactgaaggaatcgtcggaaaatctaacgcactccttaatcccgtgagatcaagcctctggatctgaaaaatgaaaaaaatagaataatgagctacactagcccagtaagcaacaaaataccccggagtggggtcagagcatatcagatcaaaatacaggataatgtttgaaacaaatcacaaataatatcatttttgtttttataaaactctgatatcatagtctcaacatgataggctacggccacgtaacccagtggcatgggttgcacagagtgccagaaaccactattgttagtcaccggtggaaacggtgtccagaaaccactattctaatcaccggtggcgcggtgtcgaaaccggtttctCACagaatacaagtcgacaggtccaacgtataatccccattggcggggccagagcagaacagaacagatcatagccatgctgagaatacatatatataaaaacagatttcataaattttccagtcatagtttacggatttcaaagcataattttcaattgaaatttaacatgccagacccattttactaaatacaaaacatatttcagaatttaatctatttatcaaataatttagaaatcacactcgaagtattaagttacttacctcttctcgcttaattcctaATTCAggcaggcggatcaggttcacctgttaacatttaattaatttcattattaatttcggagctaagcaaaactaaaaataatattattggacacggcctaacagggcccagagttggcccataatgggcatggcccaatagggcccacatcgaacacgggccaatgggcccgcataccCCGGCCCAATAAGGCCCCCAAGGTTGGAatctaattggttcatttatgcaataaaaattcattgtagagactaatacttaattacggggtactattctataataaaacttgagtgaagggactaaataatatattttaggaCCTTTATGCaataaatctttcttatagggatcaaacataaattacagaatacccttttttgaaataatatactgtcaagggcttatctgcaaaatttcatttattggctaaacgggttcgggtttcgggtctgaactggatttcggatttcgggtcTAGACTGGGTttcatcctttttctttttctttttttttttttcaaccgggcccaagttgggcccacagtgaaccGGGCCCAGGTCGGGCCCACAGGGCCCATGCTTGGCCCTGTTCGGCCCGTAgggccttcttcctccccaaCCCCCCCCACGGCAGGGAAAGACCGAGAGGGAgagcggaagaggaagggggcggcgggatggccggaggccacccctcggtcgacggccagccggctGCGGGGACGGTCAGCGGCCGTTGCGGCAGCTAACGGGGAAGAAAAAGACCGAGAGAGATCTCGGTTTGGGGTCGAAACAGAGAGGGAAGTCGGGCTGTTCGGCATGGAATCAAGGGCAAAAGAGGAGGGAGGCtcaccggcggtcgacggagaGGCAGATCCCGGCCACGGCTGCTCGATCCGGTGGACAAGCGGCGGCGGTAGCAGTGCTTGGAACCGAGATGGATCTCGGAACAGAGGCAGGCCACGAGGGAGTCCGGGCGGCGCACGATCGGGAAGAGGATCCGGTaaccaaggagaggaggaggagggaagagaggaagaggaggtggaGTTTGGAGGTGCCCTAGGAAGGAGGGCTTGGTGGGTTTTATAACCCCATTTCAACAgctctccgccgcgaaaatcgcggcggtggGGCGAAATCAACGGCCGCTCGTGCGGCCGTGGGGTGGCCGCGGAATGAC from the Phoenix dactylifera cultivar Barhee BC4 chromosome 14, palm_55x_up_171113_PBpolish2nd_filt_p, whole genome shotgun sequence genome contains:
- the LOC120113135 gene encoding putative receptor-like protein kinase At3g47110, with translation MPLSYAPSSNSFWPFVLVFLTFSSISFSLHPASAATTTSQNLTDWQDLLSFKSLLSDPLGSLASWNNESLHFCNWWGITCGSRRHPLRVTALDLDSQDLAGPISPSIANLTFLRRINLPNNQLHGRVPQELSLLPRLEYLNLSTNSLEGEIPSNLSHCPNLKSLSITNNMVEGEIPREFSSHRKIQILSASNNNLTGSIPTLLGSSPSLTVVRLRNNGLTGGIPPFLANSSSLIVVDLSSNSLTGEIPHSLFNSSSLQTIDLFHNKLTGGIPSFLMIRASPRFVLRLSSNSLSGSIPPSLGNLSSLLYLNLNENNLEGSIPESLGKIPGLELIDLSTNFLSGRMPPPLYNLSSLTLLGVGTNRLSGTLPPDIGVTLPSLQSLITQSNLFQGPIPASLYNASHIQMLDLATNSFNGLLSSSVGSLKNLVHLNLGENQLQGNIWSVLSSLTNCSLLEGLYLEDNKLGGTLPASVGNLSTRLEKLMVGANQISGTIPIEIGNLVNLTVLFLDNNLFTGSIPPTVGRLRNLNLLDMHRNKISGPIPSSIGNLTQLSELYMQENELSCNIPASFGYCGYLNILNLSHNALSGSIPKELVALSSLTRALDLSHNNLTGSLPMEVGGLINLACLNVSNNRLSGEIPGTLGACQHSEYLRLEGNFFQGNIPQSFVSLRGVEELDLSRNHLSGRIPEFFGSFRFLQYLNLSFNYFEGEVPKDGVFGNSSEIFVDGNKRLCGGDPKLQLPPCSVQASKRNLSKIIIIIIAVVAAILFLCFLVIFLQLRKGREISPSVPSLEEGFKMISYTDIFRATGGFSSANLVGTGSFGSVYKGRLDCEEKFVAVKVFNIQRVGALKSFKAECEIIRNVRHNNLVRIITSCSSVDSTGNDFKALIFEYMPNGSLDEWLHPKAQECHQTRKLNLSQRLNIALDVALYIIYITALQCQRFTVI